Proteins encoded together in one Undibacterium sp. CCC3.4 window:
- the secA gene encoding preprotein translocase subunit SecA, whose translation MSFLTKIFGSRNQRLLKQYQKTVRDINALEPQLEALSDQALQAKTAEFKARVAAGASLDSLLPEAFAVCREASKRVLKMRHFDVQMIGGMVLHFGKIAEMGTGEGKTLMGTLPIYLNALSGEGVHVVTVNDYLAQRDAEWMGQLYSWLGLTTGINLSQLDHDAKQLAYGSDVTYGTNNEFGFDYLRDNMVFEAKDRVQRRLNFAVVDEVDSILIDEARTPLIISGQAENHTELYYKINEVPKLLTLQIGEETADGSGKVDVPGDYTKDEKAHQVLLTEAGHDKAERILTEMGLLPEGASLYDAANITLIHHLYAALRAHALYFKDQHYVVLDEEIVIVDEFTGRMMTGRRWSDGLHQAVEAKEGVRIQNENQTLASITFQNYFRMYTRLSGMTGTADTEAYEFQEIYGLETVVIPPNRPSRRLDRQDQVYKSAQEKYGAMLKDIQDCYERGQPVLVGTTSIENSELLSGILSEAKLPHNVLNAKQHQREAEIIAQAGRPQAITIATNMAGRGTDIVLGGNVAKQVQLIEANPALAAADKATQSQTLRDEWKSLNEHVVAAGGLHIIGTERHESRRVDNQLRGRSGRQGDPGSSRFYLSLDDQLLRIFAGDRVRAIMERLKMPEGEPIEAGIVSRSIESAQRKVEARNFDIRKQLLEYDDVANDQRKVIYQQRNELLEAHDMTELMTSLRHGMFADLVHAHVPPESVEEQWDVAGLENVLANEWAIDLPLTKMLADEASLSGEDILERVLAVVNEAYEAKLSLVGKESFAGFERSIMLTEIDSHWREHLAALDHLRQGIHLRGYAQKNPKQEYKREAFELFAQMLTMIKNQVVRTVVTVRIQSRAEIDAAELQLAQSQVENVHYQHADFDADATPEDMLAPQAFNGIEAPEGSYALKVGRNDVCPCGSGKKFKQCHGKLA comes from the coding sequence ATGTCATTCCTGACCAAGATATTCGGCAGCCGTAATCAACGGCTCTTGAAGCAATACCAAAAGACGGTGCGTGACATCAACGCATTGGAACCCCAGCTGGAAGCCCTGTCGGATCAGGCTTTGCAGGCCAAAACGGCGGAATTCAAAGCGCGCGTAGCGGCCGGTGCCAGCCTCGACAGCCTGTTGCCGGAAGCGTTTGCGGTGTGTCGCGAGGCCAGTAAACGGGTGCTCAAGATGCGTCATTTCGATGTGCAGATGATAGGCGGCATGGTTTTGCATTTCGGTAAAATTGCTGAAATGGGTACCGGCGAAGGCAAGACCCTGATGGGAACGCTGCCGATTTACCTCAATGCCTTGTCGGGTGAGGGCGTGCATGTGGTTACGGTCAATGATTATTTGGCACAGCGCGATGCGGAGTGGATGGGGCAGCTCTACAGTTGGTTGGGGCTCACGACCGGTATTAATTTGTCGCAACTCGATCACGATGCCAAGCAGCTCGCTTACGGTTCCGACGTTACCTACGGCACCAATAATGAATTCGGTTTCGATTATTTGCGCGACAACATGGTGTTTGAAGCCAAAGACCGAGTACAACGTCGTCTCAATTTTGCCGTGGTCGATGAAGTCGATTCCATCCTCATCGATGAAGCGCGTACGCCGCTGATCATTTCCGGCCAAGCCGAAAATCATACTGAACTGTATTACAAAATCAATGAAGTACCGAAGCTGCTGACTCTGCAGATCGGTGAAGAAACCGCCGACGGCAGCGGAAAAGTAGACGTGCCCGGTGACTACACCAAAGATGAGAAAGCCCATCAAGTCTTGTTGACCGAAGCCGGTCATGACAAGGCCGAGCGCATACTGACGGAAATGGGTTTGCTACCGGAAGGCGCATCGCTCTACGATGCCGCCAATATCACGCTGATCCATCATCTGTATGCGGCGCTGCGCGCGCATGCTTTGTATTTCAAAGATCAGCATTATGTGGTGTTGGATGAGGAAATCGTCATCGTCGATGAATTTACCGGCCGCATGATGACCGGACGCCGTTGGTCGGATGGCTTGCATCAAGCGGTAGAAGCCAAAGAAGGCGTGCGCATTCAGAATGAAAATCAGACGCTGGCGTCGATTACCTTCCAAAATTATTTCCGCATGTATACGCGCTTGTCGGGCATGACCGGCACGGCCGATACCGAAGCGTATGAATTCCAAGAAATTTACGGCTTGGAAACCGTGGTCATTCCACCGAATCGGCCATCGCGTCGCCTCGATCGTCAAGATCAAGTCTACAAATCGGCGCAGGAAAAATACGGTGCCATGCTCAAGGATATACAAGATTGCTACGAGCGCGGTCAGCCGGTCTTGGTCGGTACTACCTCGATAGAAAATTCAGAATTACTGTCGGGCATCTTGAGTGAGGCGAAACTGCCGCATAATGTCTTGAATGCCAAGCAGCATCAGCGTGAAGCTGAAATCATTGCCCAAGCCGGCCGGCCGCAAGCTATTACCATCGCCACCAATATGGCTGGTCGTGGTACCGATATCGTGCTCGGCGGGAATGTCGCCAAGCAAGTGCAACTGATCGAAGCCAATCCTGCTTTGGCTGCTGCCGACAAGGCGACGCAATCGCAAACCTTGCGCGACGAATGGAAGTCGCTCAATGAGCATGTGGTGGCGGCCGGCGGTTTGCATATCATCGGTACGGAACGGCATGAATCACGCCGCGTCGACAACCAGTTGCGTGGTCGTTCGGGTCGTCAGGGTGATCCTGGCTCCAGCCGTTTCTATCTGTCGCTCGACGATCAATTGCTGCGCATTTTTGCCGGTGACCGCGTACGCGCGATCATGGAACGCTTGAAAATGCCGGAAGGCGAACCGATCGAAGCCGGCATCGTCTCGCGCTCTATCGAATCGGCGCAGCGCAAGGTGGAAGCACGTAACTTTGATATTCGTAAGCAATTGCTGGAATATGATGATGTTGCCAATGATCAACGCAAAGTGATTTATCAGCAGCGCAATGAATTGCTCGAAGCGCATGACATGACCGAGTTGATGACTTCCTTGCGTCACGGTATGTTCGCCGATCTGGTACACGCCCATGTACCACCGGAATCGGTGGAAGAACAGTGGGATGTGGCCGGTCTGGAAAATGTCTTGGCCAATGAGTGGGCGATCGACTTGCCATTGACGAAAATGTTGGCTGACGAAGCCAGCTTGAGCGGTGAAGACATACTCGAACGCGTGCTTGCTGTCGTCAATGAAGCGTATGAAGCGAAACTGAGCTTGGTCGGCAAAGAATCGTTTGCCGGTTTTGAGCGCAGCATCATGTTGACCGAGATTGACAGCCATTGGCGCGAACATTTGGCCGCGCTTGATCATCTGCGTCAGGGTATACATTTGCGCGGTTATGCGCAGAAAAACCCGAAACAGGAATACAAGCGTGAAGCCTTCGAATTGTTTGCACAAATGCTGACGATGATCAAAAACCAAGTGGTGCGTACGGTCGTGACAGTCAGAATACAGTCACGCGCTGAAATCGACGCCGCCGAACTGCAATTGGCGCAATCGCAGGTAGAGAATGTGCATTATCAACATGCTGATTTTGATGCCGATGCCACGCCCGAAGACATGCTGGCACCACAAGCTTTCAATGGCATCGAAGCACCCGAAGGCAGCTATGCCTTGAAAGTCGGGCGTAACGATGTCTGTCCTTGCGGCAGCGGTAAGAAATTCAAGCAGTGCCACGGCAAGCTGGCGTAA
- a CDS encoding conjugal transfer protein TraD, producing MTIETIGVSTIDDTATDAAVLREKLVDALTQGYQVAFDPDEAERAGAFVEDALTELDAAESCEDLAEVWEEPAFLDDDGPSADIPPFITISNARELYDLRPGETVSEAIARRDAKGA from the coding sequence ATGACTATAGAAACCATCGGCGTAAGCACGATCGACGACACCGCAACGGATGCTGCTGTGCTGCGCGAAAAGCTGGTCGATGCCCTGACGCAGGGCTACCAAGTTGCGTTCGACCCCGACGAAGCCGAGCGCGCCGGTGCCTTCGTCGAAGATGCGTTGACCGAGCTGGACGCCGCAGAAAGCTGCGAGGATCTGGCGGAGGTCTGGGAAGAGCCGGCATTTTTAGACGACGACGGCCCGAGCGCCGACATCCCCCCTTTCATCACCATAAGCAATGCGCGTGAACTGTACGATCTTCGTCCGGGCGAAACTGTGTCCGAGGCTATTGCTCGGCGGGACGCCAAGGGGGCGTAA
- a CDS encoding zeta toxin family protein: MSDEKKDNTLDLHVVVFAGPNGSGKTSLIDEIKQTGLATIRGVYPLPAYFINPDQVAKDLPGDYPNQNARDEAAQRAAMRIRAEATASKLPFAFETVMSHPSRINEMLILKEQDYRLFLTFITTDNPEKNVERVTQRYETGTTTGHYVAPDKVRERYHRTLALLPRAAEIADAVYIYDNSADFEKPKLQAVIERDAQFSVSPDAKDWVIQRLVHPLQQRERELGQLIATLEKHGHQVGDADELNGTYQGAVLLKTSYYLAQLDDSTKQAVIHDRLMLDTGNKGVDNAPPTYSEKENLTIQYSQANAPRVERHGKRLDVNLDRRAD; this comes from the coding sequence ATGTCCGACGAAAAAAAAGACAATACGCTCGATCTGCATGTGGTGGTGTTTGCCGGCCCGAACGGGTCTGGGAAGACCTCGTTGATCGACGAAATCAAGCAGACCGGTCTGGCCACCATACGAGGCGTCTACCCTCTTCCTGCCTACTTTATTAACCCTGATCAAGTGGCCAAGGATCTGCCGGGTGACTATCCCAACCAGAACGCCAGGGATGAGGCCGCGCAGAGAGCCGCCATGCGCATCCGCGCCGAGGCGACGGCGAGTAAGTTGCCTTTCGCCTTTGAGACCGTGATGTCACACCCATCGCGTATCAACGAAATGCTGATACTCAAAGAGCAAGACTACCGCCTGTTCCTGACCTTTATCACCACGGACAATCCGGAAAAGAACGTAGAACGGGTGACGCAGCGCTATGAAACGGGAACCACCACGGGGCACTACGTCGCGCCTGACAAGGTGCGCGAACGCTACCACCGCACGCTTGCGCTGCTCCCTCGCGCGGCCGAAATTGCCGATGCGGTCTACATCTACGATAATTCCGCCGATTTCGAGAAGCCCAAGTTGCAGGCCGTCATTGAGCGCGACGCGCAGTTCTCGGTCTCACCCGACGCGAAGGATTGGGTCATTCAGCGCCTGGTCCATCCGCTACAGCAGCGCGAGCGGGAATTAGGCCAACTGATCGCCACGCTTGAGAAGCACGGTCACCAGGTTGGCGACGCGGACGAGCTCAACGGGACCTATCAGGGTGCGGTTCTATTAAAGACTAGCTACTATCTGGCCCAGCTGGACGACTCAACCAAACAGGCCGTAATCCACGACCGGCTCATGCTAGACACCGGAAACAAAGGTGTCGACAACGCGCCGCCGACGTACAGTGAAAAAGAAAACCTGACGATCCAGTATTCGCAGGCGAATGCCCCACGAGTCGAACGCCACGGGAAAAGGCTTGATGTTAATCTTGATAGACGCGCGGACTGA
- a CDS encoding DUF692 domain-containing protein has product MRAPLSPSPGYGLGLRTDHYHAMLADKPALDWLEILSENYMVPGGKPLAMLEAIRADYPMVMHGVSMNIGAAAGPDLAYLQSLQELITRVEPLWVSDHLCWTGAHGKNMHDLLPLPYTEESIAIVVDNIGRVQDVLKRQLVLENVSSYLSYSHDSMPEWEFVAAVAERSDSLILLDVNNVYVSSVNHGFAASTYLAAMPVQRVRQIHLAGHSNHGHYIIDTHDQAVAEPVWDLYAEAVQRFGAVATMIERDDAIPPLADLLAELDYARAVAARVQAQSPTRQQVAA; this is encoded by the coding sequence ATGCGCGCTCCTCTTTCCCCCAGCCCTGGCTATGGCCTCGGTCTGCGTACCGATCACTACCATGCGATGCTGGCCGATAAGCCGGCACTCGATTGGCTGGAAATTCTGTCAGAAAATTATATGGTACCGGGCGGTAAGCCGCTGGCCATGCTCGAGGCGATTCGGGCCGATTATCCTATGGTCATGCATGGCGTATCGATGAATATCGGCGCGGCCGCCGGCCCTGATCTGGCGTACTTGCAGTCGTTACAAGAATTGATCACGCGGGTAGAGCCGCTCTGGGTATCCGATCATTTGTGTTGGACCGGCGCACATGGAAAAAATATGCATGACTTACTGCCACTGCCTTACACCGAAGAGAGCATCGCCATCGTGGTCGACAATATTGGTCGCGTGCAAGATGTACTCAAGCGTCAGTTGGTGTTGGAAAATGTGTCGAGTTATTTATCCTACAGTCACGACAGCATGCCGGAATGGGAATTCGTCGCAGCGGTGGCCGAGCGTTCCGACAGCCTGATTTTGCTGGACGTGAATAATGTCTATGTCAGCAGCGTCAATCACGGCTTTGCCGCCAGTACTTATCTGGCTGCCATGCCAGTGCAAAGGGTGCGCCAGATTCATTTGGCCGGGCACAGCAATCATGGCCACTACATTATCGATACCCACGATCAAGCGGTGGCCGAACCGGTGTGGGATTTGTATGCTGAGGCGGTACAGCGCTTCGGCGCGGTCGCCACCATGATAGAACGTGATGATGCGATCCCACCCTTGGCCGACTTGTTGGCTGAGTTGGATTATGCGCGCGCCGTGGCGGCGCGGGTACAAGCACAGAGTCCGACGCGACAGCAGGTGGCGGCATGA
- a CDS encoding DNA-binding domain-containing protein, with protein sequence MSSLAQIQSDMQEYLLGTLPASALLPCIAPGTGLTGTERLSIYHSSYRARLQEALSQAFQKTHSYLGDAMFYAAATAYIEAYPSQQANLRWFGAHFGTFLNLHLPAHPQVAELAQFEWSLGLAFDAADAAPLALTALATVTDWETAGFAITTSLLFLTLHSNCIAIWHALDKDRTPPPPHTLPVASTLMLWRRQLQPHFRTVVSAEAAALQQLREGQSFASICERIVEAYPEAEIASWLQIWLAEELLTAIVS encoded by the coding sequence ATGAGTTCCTTAGCGCAAATTCAAAGTGATATGCAAGAATATTTGCTTGGCACTTTGCCGGCCAGCGCACTGTTACCCTGTATTGCGCCCGGCACCGGCTTAACGGGAACGGAACGTTTATCGATCTATCACAGCAGTTACCGGGCGCGTTTGCAAGAAGCCTTGTCGCAAGCCTTTCAAAAAACGCATAGCTATCTCGGCGATGCCATGTTCTATGCGGCCGCCACGGCTTATATCGAGGCTTACCCGTCGCAGCAGGCGAATTTACGTTGGTTCGGCGCGCATTTTGGCACGTTTCTGAATCTGCATCTGCCGGCACATCCACAAGTGGCCGAACTGGCGCAGTTCGAGTGGAGTTTGGGCTTGGCCTTTGATGCCGCCGATGCCGCGCCACTGGCGCTGACGGCGCTGGCCACGGTTACCGATTGGGAAACGGCTGGATTTGCCATCACGACGAGTTTGCTGTTTCTGACGTTGCACAGTAATTGCATCGCCATTTGGCATGCGCTGGATAAGGACCGCACACCACCGCCGCCGCATACGCTGCCGGTGGCTAGCACGCTGATGCTGTGGCGGCGGCAATTGCAGCCGCATTTTCGTACCGTCGTCAGTGCCGAGGCAGCGGCTTTGCAACAATTACGTGAAGGGCAAAGTTTTGCCAGCATCTGCGAACGGATAGTCGAGGCGTATCCTGAGGCGGAAATCGCTAGCTGGTTGCAAATTTGGCTAGCTGAAGAATTATTGACGGCGATCGTGTCCTAA